The sequence GATCTTCAACAGGAAATTGCTCGCAGTGCTTTCGCTGATATGTGTCACGATTGGGAACGCAATCGAAAGTACGACCGTGCGATACAGCTGACAGTCGAACGACTGCATAAAGCCGGTAAGAAAGCTCACGTACTGGACATTGGAACTGGTAGCGGTTTACTGTCGATGATGGCAGTCCGAGCGGGGGCCGATAGTGTGACAGCATGTGAAGCGTTTCGCCCAATGGCTGACTGTGCACAACGAGTTATTGCGGCTAATCttggaattgctgaaaaaattcggcttgtgaagaaaaaatctTCCGAAATGAAGGTGGGTCCAGGTTTGGATATGGAGCGAAGGGCTAATGTGCTGGTCACCGAGCTCTTCGATACTGAATTAATTGGAGAAGGCGCCATAGCCACTTTCAGACATGCTTTGGATAATTTGCTTGAACCTGATTGCCTAGTAATTCCGCATTCAGCGACGATTTATGGTCAACTTGTCGAAAGTCCGTGGATAATGAGATGGCAAGTTCCCAAAGCGCTCAGCAATTCCGATGGAGATGTGTTGTTGCGTACACCGAACGAGGTCGAGTGCTGTCGAGGATCGTCGGCAGTTTTTGACGTTCAGTTAAATCAACTGCCCTTAGGAAGTTTCAAAGTACTCTCAGAACCAGTTGCGGTATTTGATTTCAAATGGTCTAAGCGTGAAAATCTCGAAACCAAACGGCATTCAAGAAGTTTGGTTGAAATCAAAAACGCAGGTGTTGCACAGGCTATATTTATGTGGTGGGAATTGATAATGGATGCGGAAGAAACGGTTCTTTTGAGCTGTGCTCCATTTTGGGCACATCCCGACTACGAAGAACTTCGAAAGAATAGTACAGTTTCGCACATTCCTAATCAAAATGTTATACCCTGGAGAGATCATTGGATGCAAGCAATTTATTTTTTACCCAATTCGAAAACTGTCGTTATCAAAGGACAAGACGTTAATTTGGATGCTTACCACGATGAGTTTTCTTTGTGGTTCGGGATCGACCAGCCAGATCTAGATCCTGCACACTGTTCATGTGGATTTCATTTGGCGTACTCTCGTTCACGAATCGGTCAACTGAATGACGGCGCTCGAAACAAGCGAGTACTGAATTATTTAGAAGACATCATCAGCAAGGATTCTATTGTTTTAGTACTCGGCGAAGGATCACTTTTGGGATTATCTCTTGCAGCAATTGGAGTTAAAAAGATCATTTTGTTAGAAACAAACCGAATATCTAAGCAATGCATGCTGAAATATTCTACTCATAACGGGTTGAATGGTGTTGATATAATTTCCAGTGTTAATCAGTTGAATGACGATGTAACTCACGTATTTGGAGAACCATACTTCGGATCAGCAATTTTGCCATGGGAAAATGCTATTCAATTTGGGACTCAATTGGGACTTGTTAGATCTAAGCTTAGTTCATCTGTTACGATTATACCAAATTCGTTTAGTATATACGCACTTCCAGTGCAGTTTTTAGATTTGCAGAAAATATGTGCCCCTCTAGGAAAATGCGAAGGCTTCGATCTCAGTATAATGGATCAAATGATTGAAGTAATTCGAAAAGTATAAATATTAATCATTATTGCTAAACGTTCATTTTTTGTTGTAGGAACATTCCAAGCTAACCGATTCATCGGTTGAAGCCCAGCCGCTTTGGGAATATCCATGCTTCGCAGTTGGACCTAGAACTAAGCTGTTACATGTGAACCTCTCGGAAGAGATCTTTGAATCCTGCATGTCTGATGGCACAATTGAAATCACACTAGACAATgtggtgtccgaatgtaatggAATCGCTCTTTGGGCTGATTGGCATATGGATAAGACGGAAAAGTCTAGCACCATTATAACTACCGGACCGTTGACGCCATTATTGAACGAACAACTAACCGAACGACCTACTCCCGTAGAATGGAATACTAACTGGAGACAAGGAGTTCATTTGTTCAAAAATCCGGttcgaagaaaatcgatttcctgGAACGTGAAATTCAattgtcatttaaaaaaatgtttctttcattttgaatgaagtttatgacaattttttaaattatttttctttgcaTATCATATCATAGAATGTGGCCGTCGGCagtagtttttcttttttttttcttttctggtATATtcttaaaattaattaattcagCTGCTTGTCGTCGTGTCGGAGATCGGAACTATACTAATGGAGGAAATATCGATGAATATTTagaatttggtttcaatttttatttagaaattatcgaatATTCTCAAATCaatatttgatgagtcgatgaattgttggatgaatgaaaataaattgtttacatcgtTCAGTATTTTTAATTTCTTCTTACTGCAAAATAATGAACTCTAATTTTGATGTCTTCAATATGGATAGCGATGATGGTGAATTCGATCTTCAACAGGAAATTGCTCGCAGTGCTTTCGCTGATATGTGTCACGATTGGGAACGCAATCGAAAGTACGACCGTGCGATACAGCTGACAGTCGAACGACTGCATAAAGCCGGTAAGAAAGCTCACGTACTGGACATTGGAACTGGTAGCGGTTTACTGTCGATGATGGCAGTCCGAGCGGGGGCCGATAGTGTGACAGCATGTGAAGCGTTTCGCCCAATGGCTGACTGTGCACAACGAGTTATTGCGGCTAATCttggaattgctgaaaaaattcggcttgtgaagaaaaaatctTCCGAAATGAAGGTGGGTCCAGGTTTGGATATGGAGCGAAGGGCTAATGTGCTGGTCACCGAGCTCTTCGATACTGAATTAATTGGAGAAGGCGCCATAGCCACTTTCAGACATGCTTTGGATAATTTGCTTGAACCTGATTGCCTAGTAATTCCGCATTCAGCGACGATTTATGGTCAACTTGTCGAAAGTCCGTGGATAATGAGATGGCAAGTTCCCAAAGCGCTCAGCAATTCCGATGGAGATGTGTTGTTGCGTACACCGAACGAGGTCGAGTGCTGTCGAGGATCGTCGGCAGTTTTTGACGTTCAGTTAAATCAACTGCCCTTAGGAAGTTTCAAAGTACTCTCAGAACCAGTTGCGGTATTTGATTTCAAATGGTCTAAGCGTGAAAATCTCGAAACCAAACGGCATTCAAGAAGTTTGGTTGAAATCAAAAACGCAGGTGTTGCACAGGCTATATTTATGTGGTGGGAATTGATAATGGATGCGGAAGAAACGGTTCTTTTGAGCTGTGCTCCATTTTGGGCACATCCCGACTACGAAGAACTTCGAAAGAATAGTACAGTTTCGCACATTCCTAATCAAAATGTTATACCCTGGAGAGATCATTGGATGCAAGCAATTTATTTTTTACCCAATTCGAAAACTGTCGTTATCAAAGGACAAGACGTTAATTTGGATGCTTACCACGATGAGTTTTCTTTGTGGTTCGGGATCGACCAGCCAGATCTAGATCCTGCACACTGTTCATGTGGATTTCATTTGGCGTACTCTCGTTCACGAATCGGTCAACTGAATGACGGCGCTCGAAACAAGCGAGTACTGAATTATTTAGAAGACATCATCAGCAAGGATTCTATTGTTTTAGTACTCGGCGAAGGATCACTTTTGGGATTATCTCTTGCAGCAATTGGAGTTAAAAAGATCATTTTGTTAGAAACAAACCGAATATCTAAGCAATGCATGCTGAAATATTCTACTCATAACGGGTTGAATGGTGTTGATATAATTTCCAGTGTTAATCAGTTGAATGACGATGTAACTCACGTATTTGGAGAACCATACTTCGGATCAGCAATTTTGCCATGGGAAAATGCTATTCAATTTGGGACTCAATTGGGACTTGTTAGATCTAAGCTTAGTTCATCTGTTACGATTATACCAAATTCGTTTAGTATATACGCACTTCCAGTGCAGTTTTTAGATTTGCAGAAAATATGTGCCCCTCTAGGAAAATGCGAAGGCTTCGATCTCAGTATAATGGATCAAATGATTGAAGTAATTCGAAAAGTATAAATATTAATCATTATTGCTAAACGTTCATTTTTTGTTGTAGGAACATTCCAAGCTAACCGATTCATCGGTTGAAGCCCAGCCGCTTTGGGAATATCCATGCTTCGCAGTTGGACCTAGAACTAAGCTGTTACATGTGAACCTCTCGGAAGAGATCTTTGAATCCTGCATGTCTGATGGCACAATTGAAATCACACTAGACAATgtggtgtccgaatgtaatggAATCGCTCTTTGGGCTGATTGGCATATGGATAAGACGGAAAAGTCTAGCACCATTATAACTACCGGACCGTTGACGCCATTATTGAACGAACAACTAACCGAACGACCTACTCCCGTAGAATGGAATACTAACTGGAGACAAGGAGTTCATTTGTTCAAAAATCCGGttcgaagaaaatcgatttcctgGAACGTGAAATTCAattgtcatttaaaaaaatgtttctttcattttgaatgaagtttatgacaattttttaaattatttttctttgcaTATCATATCATAGAATGTGGCCGTCGGCagtagtttttcttttttttttcttttctggtATATtcttaaaattaattaattcagCTGCTTGTCGTCGTGTCGGAGATCGGAACTATACTAATGGAGGA comes from Malaya genurostris strain Urasoe2022 chromosome 3, Malgen_1.1, whole genome shotgun sequence and encodes:
- the LOC131436464 gene encoding protein arginine N-methyltransferase 7-like; translated protein: MNSNFDVFNMDSDDGEFDLQQEIARSAFADMCHDWERNRKYDRAIQLTVERLHKAGKKAHVLDIGTGSGLLSMMAVRAGADSVTACEAFRPMADCAQRVIAANLGIAEKIRLVKKKSSEMKVGPGLDMERRANVLVTELFDTELIGEGAIATFRHALDNLLEPDCLVIPHSATIYGQLVESPWIMRWQVPKALSNSDGDVLLRTPNEVECCRGSSAVFDVQLNQLPLGSFKVLSEPVAVFDFKWSKRENLETKRHSRSLVEIKNAGVAQAIFMWWELIMDAEETVLLSCAPFWAHPDYEELRKNSTVSHIPNQNVIPWRDHWMQAIYFLPNSKTVVIKGQDVNLDAYHDEFSLWFGIDQPDLDPAHCSCGFHLAYSRSRIGQLNDGARNKRVLNYLEDIISKDSIVLVLGEGSLLGLSLAAIGVKKIILLETNRISKQCMLKYSTHNGLNGVDIISSVNQLNDDVTHVFGEPYFGSAILPWENAIQFGTQLGLVRSKLSSSVTIIPNSFSIYALPVQFLDLQKICAPLGKCEGFDLSIMDQMIEEHSKLTDSSVEAQPLWEYPCFAVGPRTKLLHVNLSEEIFESCMSDGTIEITLDNVVSECNGIALWADWHMDKTEKSSTIITTGPLTPLLNEQLTERPTPVEWNTNWRQGVHLFKNPVRRKSISWNVKFNCHLKKCFFHFE
- the LOC131436462 gene encoding protein arginine N-methyltransferase 7-like → MKINCLHRSVFLISSYCKIMNSNFDVFNMDSDDGEFDLQQEIARSAFADMCHDWERNRKYDRAIQLTVERLHKAGKKAHVLDIGTGSGLLSMMAVRAGADSVTACEAFRPMADCAQRVIAANLGIAEKIRLVKKKSSEMKVGPGLDMERRANVLVTELFDTELIGEGAIATFRHALDNLLEPDCLVIPHSATIYGQLVESPWIMRWQVPKALSNSDGDVLLRTPNEVECCRGSSAVFDVQLNQLPLGSFKVLSEPVAVFDFKWSKRENLETKRHSRSLVEIKNAGVAQAIFMWWELIMDAEETVLLSCAPFWAHPDYEELRKNSTVSHIPNQNVIPWRDHWMQAIYFLPNSKTVVIKGQDVNLDAYHDEFSLWFGIDQPDLDPAHCSCGFHLAYSRSRIGQLNDGARNKRVLNYLEDIISKDSIVLVLGEGSLLGLSLAAIGVKKIILLETNRISKQCMLKYSTHNGLNGVDIISSVNQLNDDVTHVFGEPYFGSAILPWENAIQFGTQLGLVRSKLSSSVTIIPNSFSIYALPVQFLDLQKICAPLGKCEGFDLSIMDQMIEEHSKLTDSSVEAQPLWEYPCFAVGPRTKLLHVNLSEEIFESCMSDGTIEITLDNVVSECNGIALWADWHMDKTEKSSTIITTGPLTPLLNEQLTERPTPVEWNTNWRQGVHLFKNPVRRKSISWNVKFNCHLKKCFFHFE